The following are from one region of the Sulfurimicrobium lacus genome:
- the recG gene encoding ATP-dependent DNA helicase RecG — protein sequence MFQKIGKATRDKLAKLGIRSPFDLLLHLPLRYQDETHLYPIADAPLNQAVLVEGIVTHASVTYKPRKMLSVKMRDASGMLQLRFLHFYPSQVKILTPGFTVRATGEIRHGFFGAEMVHPQCRVVKEDTPLAEALTPVYPTTQGLSQATLRKLVGEALQQCELDETLPPAIRARLKLANFGDSVRLLHQPPPDVAPAALDERNHPAWQRLIFDELLAQQLSMREHYRRRHARGAPPLPPGKTLSAALLASLPFALTGAQQRVAHEISADLARPHPMQRLLQGDVGSGKTIVAALAACQAIENGFQAALMAPTEILAEQHYLKLAAWLAPLGISVAWLTGSLGKKDKKAALEQVASGTAQLAIGTHALFQEQVTFSNLGLSIIDEQHRFGVHQRLALRQKGGEVHQLMMSATPIPRTLSMSYYADLDVSVIDELPPGRTPIVTKLVDSARREEVFGRVRDACVQGRQAYWVCPLIEESETLQLKTALETFESLSQAFPILAIGLVHGRMQAADKAATMAAFKAGGIQLLVATTVIEVGVDVPNASLMVIEHAERFGLSQLHQLRGRVGRGAAQSTCILMYQTPLSETARARLKIIYENTDGFEIARQDLALRGPGEFLGARQSGVPMLRFADLERDQALLDPARAVAEQMLAEFPEFAERHLARWLGQQQEFLKA from the coding sequence ATGTTCCAGAAAATCGGCAAGGCCACCCGTGACAAGCTGGCCAAGCTGGGCATCCGCAGCCCGTTCGACCTGCTGCTGCACCTGCCGCTGCGCTACCAGGACGAAACGCATCTCTACCCCATCGCCGACGCCCCGCTGAACCAGGCGGTACTGGTCGAGGGCATCGTCACCCACGCCAGCGTCACCTACAAGCCGCGCAAAATGCTGAGCGTCAAGATGCGCGACGCCAGCGGCATGCTTCAGTTGCGCTTCCTGCACTTCTACCCCAGCCAGGTCAAAATCCTCACGCCCGGCTTCACCGTCCGGGCCACCGGGGAAATCCGCCACGGTTTTTTCGGCGCGGAAATGGTCCACCCCCAGTGCCGCGTAGTGAAGGAAGACACACCGCTCGCCGAAGCGCTCACGCCGGTTTATCCCACCACCCAGGGCCTGTCGCAGGCCACGCTGCGCAAGCTGGTCGGCGAGGCGCTGCAGCAGTGCGAGCTGGACGAGACCCTGCCACCAGCCATCCGCGCCCGTCTCAAGCTGGCGAATTTCGGGGACAGCGTGCGCCTGCTGCACCAGCCGCCGCCCGACGTTGCACCCGCTGCGCTGGACGAACGGAACCACCCCGCCTGGCAACGCCTGATTTTCGACGAACTGCTGGCGCAGCAGCTATCCATGCGCGAGCATTACCGGCGCCGCCACGCGCGCGGCGCCCCGCCCCTGCCGCCCGGCAAGACGCTGAGCGCCGCGCTGCTGGCGAGCCTGCCTTTCGCCCTGACCGGCGCACAGCAGCGGGTAGCGCACGAAATCAGCGCGGACCTCGCCCGCCCCCACCCCATGCAGCGCCTGCTGCAAGGCGACGTGGGCAGCGGCAAGACCATCGTCGCGGCACTGGCGGCCTGCCAGGCGATCGAAAACGGCTTCCAGGCGGCACTCATGGCGCCGACCGAGATCCTCGCCGAACAGCACTACCTCAAGCTCGCCGCCTGGCTCGCGCCGCTCGGCATATCCGTCGCCTGGCTCACCGGCAGCCTCGGCAAGAAAGACAAGAAAGCCGCGCTGGAACAGGTCGCCAGCGGCACGGCACAACTCGCCATCGGCACCCACGCCCTGTTCCAGGAACAGGTGACGTTCAGCAACCTGGGGCTCTCCATCATCGACGAGCAGCACCGCTTCGGCGTGCACCAGCGCCTGGCGCTGCGGCAAAAGGGTGGCGAGGTGCACCAGCTCATGATGAGCGCCACGCCCATCCCGCGCACCCTGTCGATGAGCTACTACGCCGACCTCGACGTTTCCGTCATCGACGAACTGCCCCCCGGCCGCACGCCCATCGTCACCAAGCTGGTGGACAGCGCCCGCCGCGAAGAAGTGTTCGGCCGCGTGCGCGACGCCTGCGTGCAAGGCCGGCAGGCCTACTGGGTGTGCCCGCTGATCGAAGAATCCGAAACCCTGCAGCTCAAGACCGCGCTCGAAACTTTTGAAAGCCTGAGCCAGGCCTTCCCCATACTCGCCATCGGCCTGGTGCACGGCCGCATGCAGGCAGCGGACAAGGCCGCCACCATGGCGGCGTTCAAGGCCGGCGGCATCCAGCTGCTGGTCGCCACCACGGTGATCGAAGTCGGCGTGGACGTGCCCAACGCCTCGCTGATGGTGATCGAACACGCCGAACGCTTTGGCCTTTCGCAACTGCACCAGTTGCGCGGCCGCGTGGGGCGCGGCGCGGCGCAAAGCACCTGCATCCTGATGTACCAGACGCCCCTGTCGGAAACCGCCCGCGCCCGCCTCAAGATAATTTACGAAAACACCGACGGCTTCGAAATCGCACGCCAGGATCTGGCCCTACGCGGCCCCGGCGAGTTCCTCGGCGCGCGCCAGAGCGGCGTGCCCATGCTCAGGTTCGCCGACCTGGAACGCGATCAGGCGCTGCTCGATCCCGCGCGCGCCGTCGCCGAGCAGATGCTCGCCGAGTTTCCCGAATTTGCCGAACGGCATCTGGCTCGGTGGCTGGGACAGCAGCAGGAGTTTCTGAAGGCGTAA
- a CDS encoding Rid family detoxifying hydrolase translates to MSKQVLSTANAPAAIGTYSQGIRVGDTVYLSGQIGLDPQSMQMAEGIDAQINQVFLNLGAVANVAGAGLVATVKLNVYLTDLGHFAKVNEIMARYFEQPYPARAAVGVKELPRGALVEMDAVLYLGA, encoded by the coding sequence AGTATTGAGCACCGCCAACGCCCCCGCCGCCATCGGCACCTATTCGCAAGGCATCCGCGTCGGCGACACAGTCTATCTCTCCGGCCAGATCGGCCTCGACCCGCAATCCATGCAGATGGCTGAAGGCATCGACGCCCAGATCAACCAGGTGTTCCTCAACCTCGGCGCGGTCGCCAATGTCGCCGGCGCCGGCCTCGTCGCCACGGTCAAACTCAACGTCTACCTCACCGACCTGGGCCATTTCGCCAAGGTGAACGAAATCATGGCCAGGTATTTCGAACAGCCCTACCCCGCCCGCGCCGCCGTCGGCGTGAAAGAACTGCCGCGCGGCGCACTGGTGGAAATGGACGCGGTCCTGTACCTGGGGGCATGA